From Halobacillus sp. Marseille-Q1614, the proteins below share one genomic window:
- the cymR gene encoding cysteine metabolism transcriptional regulator CymR codes for MKISTKGRYGLTIMIELARKYGDGPISLKQIARDNDLSEHYLEQLIAPLRNASLVKSVRGAYGGYMLTKAPYEITAGDVIRILEGPITPVEGIEDEEPAKQALWKRVRDAVKDVLDTTTLEDLKDHVDDQTQDAYMFYI; via the coding sequence ATGAAAATCTCAACAAAAGGACGTTACGGACTAACCATTATGATTGAGCTCGCAAGAAAGTATGGAGATGGTCCGATTTCTCTAAAACAAATCGCCAGAGATAATGACTTATCCGAGCATTACCTTGAGCAGCTGATCGCTCCATTGCGAAACGCGAGTCTTGTTAAGAGCGTCAGAGGAGCATATGGCGGGTATATGCTCACAAAAGCGCCTTATGAAATAACAGCAGGTGATGTGATCAGAATACTTGAAGGTCCGATTACACCTGTAGAAGGTATTGAAGATGAGGAACCGGCGAAACAGGCCCTTTGGAAAAGAGTCAGAGATGCTGTAAAAGACGTACTGGATACGACCACTCTTGAGGATTTAAAAGATCATGTCGATGATCAGACCCAGGATGCTTATATGTTCTATATTTAA
- the mnmA gene encoding tRNA 2-thiouridine(34) synthase MnmA, with product MKDPKDTRVVVGMSGGVDSSVSALLLKQQGYDVIGIFMKNWDDTDENGVCTATEDYEDVIRVCNQLDIPYYAVNFEKQYWDKVFTYFLDEYKAGRTPNPDVMCNKEIKFKAFLDHAMSLGADYLATGHYAQVKEIEGTYQMLRGVDRNKDQTYFLNQLSQDVLAKVMFPLGHLEKKEVRKIAEEHDLATAKKKDSTGICFIGERNFKEFLSEYIPAQPGEMQTLEGEVKGSHDGLMYYTLGQRQGLGIGGAGDPWFVVGKNLEENVLYVGQGYHHDALYSDGLLAVDANWTSGTAPKLSFDCTAKFRYRQEDSPVTVHLNEDGSVKVTFKEPERAVTPGQAVVFYEGDVCLGGATIDQVIKENKPLTYVG from the coding sequence ATGAAAGATCCTAAAGATACAAGAGTAGTAGTAGGGATGAGCGGAGGCGTTGATTCCTCTGTATCCGCACTGCTTTTAAAACAGCAGGGGTATGATGTCATCGGTATCTTTATGAAAAACTGGGATGATACTGATGAGAATGGAGTGTGTACGGCAACAGAAGATTATGAAGACGTGATTCGTGTATGCAACCAATTAGACATTCCATATTATGCTGTTAATTTTGAAAAACAATACTGGGATAAAGTGTTCACTTACTTTTTAGACGAGTATAAAGCGGGGAGAACGCCTAATCCTGATGTAATGTGTAACAAAGAAATTAAGTTTAAAGCCTTTTTGGACCATGCGATGTCCTTAGGAGCGGACTATTTAGCAACAGGTCACTACGCCCAAGTTAAAGAAATAGAGGGAACGTACCAGATGCTTCGAGGTGTTGACCGCAATAAAGATCAAACGTATTTCTTAAATCAGCTGTCCCAGGATGTACTAGCCAAAGTCATGTTCCCACTTGGGCATTTAGAGAAGAAAGAAGTTCGTAAAATTGCAGAAGAACATGATCTCGCTACTGCCAAGAAAAAAGACTCCACAGGCATCTGCTTTATTGGGGAGCGTAATTTCAAAGAATTCCTCAGTGAATATATCCCGGCACAGCCAGGAGAAATGCAGACATTAGAAGGAGAAGTCAAAGGCAGCCATGACGGTCTGATGTACTACACCCTCGGCCAGCGTCAAGGCTTAGGTATTGGCGGGGCAGGGGACCCTTGGTTTGTCGTCGGTAAAAACCTTGAGGAAAACGTTTTATATGTAGGACAAGGCTACCATCACGATGCCCTGTACTCAGACGGATTACTGGCCGTTGATGCAAACTGGACGAGCGGCACAGCTCCAAAATTATCTTTTGACTGCACGGCGAAGTTCCGCTATCGTCAGGAGGACAGTCCTGTGACCGTACATCTAAATGAAGATGGTTCTGTTAAAGTGACTTTTAAAGAACCAGAACGAGCGGTTACTCCAGGACAGGCCGTTGTTTTCTATGAGGGAGACGTCTGCTTGGGCGGGGCCACAATCGATCAAGTCATCAAAGAAAACAAGCCGCTTACTTATGTAGGATAG
- a CDS encoding YitT family protein yields the protein MQWTLIKPKAWLRWSFFIVGLILLGLGISMTMQVKDFGIGPWDVLHYGLFVQFGLTVGTWSIIAGLTIVIISSIVLKSLPQIGTILNMVLIGLFIDLFNFLLTEPEWMAGKILVFILGTLVTAAGIGVYVAPNIGAGPRDSLMLVLTDALQWKVSTVRNAIEITVAVIGWLLGGPVGIGTVFIALFLGTLVGKTLPLSKKILDYLIKKGEGYENLNKRTLRTNHYD from the coding sequence ATGCAATGGACTCTAATAAAGCCAAAGGCTTGGCTGCGCTGGTCTTTTTTTATTGTGGGCCTGATTCTGTTAGGCCTCGGAATATCAATGACTATGCAAGTGAAGGATTTTGGCATAGGACCGTGGGATGTACTGCACTATGGATTGTTCGTTCAATTTGGATTGACAGTAGGCACATGGTCGATCATCGCAGGTTTAACAATCGTTATCATTTCATCTATTGTATTAAAAAGTCTGCCGCAAATCGGCACGATATTAAATATGGTGTTAATCGGCCTGTTTATAGATTTATTTAATTTTTTATTAACAGAGCCTGAATGGATGGCAGGTAAGATTTTAGTATTTATATTAGGTACGCTGGTTACAGCTGCGGGAATAGGAGTGTACGTAGCTCCTAATATTGGCGCAGGTCCCCGCGACAGTTTAATGCTGGTATTAACAGATGCGTTACAATGGAAAGTTTCAACCGTCAGGAATGCGATAGAAATTACGGTGGCTGTTATAGGATGGCTCTTAGGAGGTCCAGTAGGGATCGGTACTGTATTCATCGCTTTATTTCTCGGCACACTTGTTGGTAAAACTCTGCCGCTTTCCAAAAAAATATTGGACTACTTAATAAAGAAGGGTGAAGGTTATGAAAATCTCAACAAAAGGACGTTACGGACTAACCATTATGATTGA
- a CDS encoding lipopolysaccharide assembly protein LapB has translation MNKLDQAIDYMQQQNFEKATQLFTEAIEENPKDPVGYINFGNLLIHVSEFERAERFFNRAIELDDKAATAYYGLGNVYYEQEKYTKAQTQFLQAIEKGLDEADVHFMIGMTFVHQDYMKLALPYLLRAAELNSDDVDIQFQYGLCLAQNGQIEAAEEAMKTVLQLEETHSDAYYNLGVAALHREDAAAALEYFNKALENNSEHMLAAHAKAQVEHALGEE, from the coding sequence ATGAATAAATTAGATCAAGCCATTGATTACATGCAGCAGCAAAACTTCGAAAAAGCAACTCAATTATTTACAGAAGCCATTGAGGAAAATCCGAAAGATCCTGTCGGTTATATTAACTTTGGTAATCTGCTTATTCACGTTAGCGAATTTGAAAGGGCTGAACGCTTTTTTAACAGAGCAATCGAGCTCGATGATAAAGCAGCGACTGCATACTATGGACTTGGGAACGTGTACTATGAGCAAGAAAAATATACGAAAGCTCAAACCCAGTTTCTGCAGGCTATTGAAAAAGGACTTGATGAAGCAGATGTGCACTTCATGATCGGCATGACATTTGTCCATCAGGACTATATGAAGCTCGCTCTTCCTTATTTACTCCGTGCAGCTGAACTTAACTCAGATGACGTGGATATTCAGTTTCAATACGGGCTGTGCCTAGCGCAAAATGGCCAGATAGAAGCAGCTGAAGAGGCAATGAAGACTGTGCTACAATTAGAAGAAACTCACAGTGACGCTTATTATAATTTAGGGGTTGCAGCCCTCCACCGCGAGGATGCAGCAGCTGCTCTTGAATACTTTAACAAAGCCTTAGAAAATAACTCAGAGCATATGCTGGCAGCTCACGCTAAAGCACAAGTAGAGCATGCCTTAGGCGAAGAATAA
- a CDS encoding ATP-dependent RecD-like DNA helicase, translating to MEEHTLFSTSGEEEKPFIKGQLNRMIFHKESELFSIALIQITESSEEVEEKSIVIKGHFPPLEEGETYVFYGDFQNHKKFGRQYQVNFYQRIMPETKDGITAYLSSDLFHGIGKKTAERIVDVLGEQAISMILKDPDVLDRVPKLAKEKKKQLRDALLEHQGFEHVMIHLNKYGFGLKLSQKIYQAFKDQTLSIIEEDPYQLVFEVEGFGFHRADEMAKVQKLPEDHPTRLRAASLYILQQSLSAGHVYLPTEVCLTQAESLLNRGGASAEVTFEQLSQQVIQLAENRYVFIEDDRIYLPSLYHAENGFCHQLERITSEELEVEFTQADLMKIIGDIEEKESISYGEDQFNAIEKALHSKAMILTGGPGTGKTTVIKGIIQAYAELNDVSIDPKDFEQGDPFPFILVAPTGRAAKRMTESTGLPASTIHRLLGWDGHETFDKNQNNQLEGEILIIDEFSMVDMWLANQLFRAIPSNMQVLIVGDEDQLPSVGPGQVLSDLLKSQYIPLINLTEVYRQKEGSKIIQLAHEIKNDECTIDSLTKDHDFNFIPAGEHQIKELVTNIVKKALDKGIDLREVQVLAPMYRTDVGIHQLNEEIQKAVNPKSKQKRNITFKEVTYRKGDKVIQLVNQPEDGVYNGDIGEIAAIFRAEENVDQVEQVVVEYDNKEVVYPKKDLNNIMHAYCTSIHKSQGSEFSIVILPVVRGYRRMLRKNLLYTAITRSKHSLIICGDQQAFLEGVRTTDTNLRYTQLAEKLQKEEMPTVEEEEDLSPYDFM from the coding sequence ATGGAAGAACATACGCTTTTTTCAACGTCCGGCGAAGAAGAAAAGCCTTTTATTAAAGGACAATTAAATCGCATGATTTTTCATAAGGAGTCGGAGCTTTTCTCCATCGCTTTAATTCAAATTACGGAATCCAGTGAAGAGGTTGAGGAGAAAAGTATTGTTATTAAAGGACATTTTCCTCCACTTGAGGAAGGGGAAACGTATGTTTTTTATGGGGATTTCCAGAACCACAAAAAATTCGGCCGGCAGTATCAAGTGAACTTCTATCAGCGCATTATGCCTGAAACTAAAGATGGCATTACGGCCTATCTTTCCAGTGATTTATTCCATGGCATCGGAAAGAAAACAGCTGAGCGGATTGTCGACGTATTAGGTGAACAGGCGATATCCATGATTTTAAAAGACCCGGATGTTTTGGATCGTGTTCCTAAGCTGGCTAAAGAAAAGAAAAAGCAACTGCGCGATGCACTTCTTGAACACCAGGGCTTTGAGCATGTCATGATTCACCTTAATAAATACGGGTTTGGACTGAAGCTGTCGCAAAAAATCTATCAGGCTTTTAAAGATCAGACGTTAAGCATAATTGAAGAAGATCCTTACCAGCTCGTATTTGAAGTAGAAGGTTTTGGTTTTCACCGTGCTGATGAAATGGCCAAGGTTCAGAAACTTCCTGAAGATCACCCGACAAGGCTGCGGGCCGCCAGTCTATATATCTTGCAGCAGAGCTTATCGGCAGGACATGTGTATCTGCCGACAGAGGTATGTCTTACACAAGCGGAATCTTTATTAAATCGCGGCGGCGCTTCCGCTGAAGTTACATTTGAACAGCTGTCTCAGCAGGTTATTCAATTAGCTGAAAACCGCTATGTTTTTATTGAAGACGACCGCATTTATCTGCCGTCCTTATACCACGCGGAAAATGGTTTTTGCCATCAGCTCGAGAGAATTACTTCCGAGGAGCTTGAAGTCGAATTTACACAGGCCGATTTAATGAAAATCATTGGAGATATCGAAGAAAAAGAATCGATCAGCTACGGAGAGGATCAGTTTAATGCGATTGAAAAAGCTTTACATTCAAAAGCTATGATTCTAACCGGAGGACCGGGCACAGGAAAAACAACGGTTATTAAAGGGATTATTCAAGCTTATGCCGAGCTTAATGACGTTTCGATCGATCCTAAGGATTTTGAGCAGGGCGACCCTTTTCCTTTTATTCTCGTGGCTCCTACAGGCAGGGCGGCCAAGCGGATGACCGAATCAACGGGTCTTCCTGCCAGCACGATTCATCGGCTGTTAGGCTGGGATGGACATGAAACGTTTGATAAGAACCAGAATAACCAGTTAGAGGGCGAGATTTTGATAATCGATGAGTTCTCTATGGTGGATATGTGGCTCGCTAATCAGCTGTTTAGGGCGATCCCTTCCAATATGCAGGTGCTGATCGTTGGGGATGAAGATCAGCTGCCTTCTGTTGGACCGGGCCAGGTACTTTCTGATCTATTGAAGTCGCAGTATATTCCTTTGATTAACCTAACAGAAGTTTACCGGCAAAAAGAAGGATCTAAAATTATTCAGCTCGCCCATGAAATCAAAAATGATGAATGCACGATCGACTCATTAACAAAAGATCATGATTTTAATTTTATTCCAGCCGGCGAACATCAGATTAAAGAGCTGGTCACCAACATTGTGAAAAAAGCGCTGGACAAAGGGATTGATCTTCGAGAGGTACAGGTTTTGGCGCCGATGTATCGAACGGATGTCGGTATCCATCAATTGAATGAGGAAATACAGAAGGCTGTAAACCCTAAAAGCAAGCAGAAGCGCAACATCACTTTTAAAGAAGTGACTTACCGGAAAGGCGATAAGGTCATACAGTTAGTCAACCAGCCGGAAGATGGTGTTTATAACGGGGATATTGGAGAAATTGCTGCGATCTTCAGGGCGGAAGAAAACGTCGATCAGGTTGAACAGGTCGTTGTAGAATATGACAATAAAGAAGTTGTCTATCCGAAGAAAGATTTAAATAATATAATGCATGCTTACTGTACGTCTATTCATAAATCGCAGGGCAGTGAGTTTTCGATCGTTATTCTCCCGGTGGTTAGAGGCTACCGGAGGATGCTTCGTAAGAATCTCCTTTATACCGCGATTACAAGATCCAAGCATTCCCTTATTATCTGCGGAGACCAGCAGGCGTTTTTAGAAGGGGTCAGGACAACAGATACTAATCTCAGGTATACCCAGCTTGCGGAGAAACTTCAAAAAGAAGAGATGCCGACAGTTGAGGAAGAGGAAGATCTATCACCTTATGACTTTATGTAA
- a CDS encoding cysteine desulfurase family protein → MEPIYLDHAATTPIDPNVLEAMVPVYQETFGNPSSVHQFGRKARKLLDDARLTIAKSLRAKEREIIFTSGGTEADNLAIIGTAMANQHKGKHIITTAVEHHAVLHAVEYLEKEGFEVDYLPVNEAGQIRVKDFQSLLRDDTILVSIMMVNNETGVIQPIEEIAALTADHQAYLHSDIVQAYGLFSIDVEKLPIDLLAVSSHKINGPKGIGFLYVREGTLLQSLQHGGEQERKRRAGTENIPAAAGFERAVKLLMETRTDNINHYKKLKQTFLETLEEEVDFTVNGDEEVTVPTIVNVSFPGMNVETLLTNFDLSGIAASSGSACTAGSVEPSHVLSAMYGSEDERTTNSIRFSFGSANTEENVAEAAKRVSQIVKRLS, encoded by the coding sequence ATGGAACCAATCTATCTGGATCATGCAGCAACTACACCAATAGACCCGAACGTGCTTGAAGCTATGGTGCCTGTTTATCAAGAGACGTTTGGCAACCCATCAAGCGTTCACCAGTTTGGTAGAAAAGCCAGAAAGCTTCTTGATGACGCCCGCCTTACAATAGCTAAGAGCCTACGTGCTAAGGAAAGAGAGATCATTTTTACAAGCGGCGGAACGGAAGCAGATAATTTAGCGATTATCGGAACGGCGATGGCTAATCAGCATAAAGGAAAGCACATCATTACAACTGCCGTAGAGCACCACGCTGTTTTGCATGCCGTCGAATATTTAGAAAAAGAAGGCTTTGAGGTTGATTACCTGCCAGTCAATGAAGCAGGGCAGATAAGGGTAAAAGATTTTCAATCCTTGCTTCGGGACGATACAATATTAGTAAGTATTATGATGGTTAATAATGAAACAGGAGTCATTCAGCCGATTGAGGAAATCGCGGCACTTACGGCTGATCATCAGGCGTATTTGCATTCGGATATTGTCCAGGCTTATGGACTGTTTTCTATAGATGTGGAGAAGCTTCCGATCGACTTACTGGCGGTTTCCAGCCATAAGATCAATGGTCCTAAAGGCATCGGATTTTTGTATGTAAGAGAAGGAACTTTGCTTCAGTCTCTTCAGCATGGGGGAGAACAGGAGCGTAAACGACGGGCAGGAACAGAAAATATTCCGGCTGCTGCAGGATTTGAACGTGCGGTCAAGCTTCTTATGGAAACGCGGACAGACAACATTAATCACTATAAAAAATTGAAACAAACATTTTTGGAAACGCTAGAAGAAGAGGTGGACTTTACAGTCAATGGCGATGAAGAAGTTACGGTGCCGACAATTGTAAATGTCAGTTTTCCAGGAATGAATGTAGAAACCTTATTAACGAATTTCGATTTATCCGGAATTGCAGCTTCAAGCGGCAGCGCCTGTACGGCAGGTTCTGTAGAGCCTTCCCATGTATTATCGGCGATGTATGGATCAGAGGACGAGCGAACGACAAATTCGATTCGTTTCAGCTTTGGTTCAGCGAATACGGAAGAGAATGTAGCAGAAGCTGCCAAGCGGGTCAGTCAAATCGTTAAAAGACTGAGCTAG